In Camelus bactrianus isolate YW-2024 breed Bactrian camel chromosome 5, ASM4877302v1, whole genome shotgun sequence, the DNA window aagatatacaaatggccagttaACACATGAATAGATGCTCAGCATCATCAGCCATTAGGAAATGCAATTCAGCACTGTAATGAGACACTACTTTgtacccactagaatggctaaaatgataaAGAGACAATAGCAAGCGTTGACAAGGTTATGGAGAAATTTGAACCTTCATAAATCACTCATGGGATTTTAAACTGGTACAGccgctctggaaaacagtatattaatttttctaaaagaacTTCGAATTATTATATGAGCCGTCAGTTACACccaagaaaattagaaatatgtATCTACACAAAACTtgaacacaaatgttcatagtagcattattcacaatagctaaaaagtggaaacagccccACAACTACTTTTTAAAGCATCCAGTATCTATCTGCAAGGCAGTATACTTTGGAGACAGACTCTAATTTCTTTTGACCACTAATAGTTCTAGACAGCATAAGAGATTAATATAGAAATGAATCCCAAACTTCTTTAATTGTTAAAGgaattcagaaggaaaaaaagctcaTTGCTTCAGACTGAGAATATTTGAACAATGGACAAAATTGGATTGGTAAAAACCAGAGAAGGGTTTGATTTTGAATTTAAGCCAGCAGAAAAACTGATCAGGACTTTATCTCTCTTTTCCTATACTTACATTAACAAGTATTTCTGTCTCTGGGATGACACATAGGCTATCTTTTAGAGTTGTGAGTCATGAAAATTATTTGCCAAATAGTGTGTCATTATCTCACCAATAGCCAATGCCAGAAAACTGTGGAGTGACTGACTTTTGTTCAGTTTCTCACATTGTCTCTAAATTTGATaactttttatcttttataatgACTCCCTGTTTCCATTATTTTTACTCGCAAGAACTTATTTCTTACTAGTCCaataactgcctgattttcctaCTTTTTGTCCATTCCACCCTTTTAATCTTCCACAGTGCTCTGAAGCTCTTTCCAAGTAATTGATCTGATGGTATTTTCTCCTTCAGTAGCTCCTAAAGTCATTATTTGTGGATGTGCTATTCAGTAACAGTTTGTCTAGTTTatgcaaaatgagaaaaataagaacaagttAGGAATTCCATACAagtaaaattcattcattttaaaagtctattttgtgtTAGTCTATTATGTCCTTCCTGTTTTAGGAGCATATAAAATGCCCCTTTTAAAAGATTGGGAGCAGAGTTGGATGATAATTGCTATTTGAAATTTCCTTACTTGTAAAAAGTGGCAgttctttctaaaatttaaattaaaacatttttttattttggtctttGAAATTCAAAGGTCTTAGAATCACTGGCCTGCAGGATTAGGTCCCTTAAACCCTGACAGTGGCACataaaatggtttttattttgaaatacttaatGAATTTTATCTCTTGTGCTACTCCAGTTCATTGATTGCAGCTCAGTGGAAAACTTGGTTCAGAAGTCTTGTGAGACCAAGTTTGTGCTCAGCTGAAGTTTGCcacattcatttagcaaaatatTCTGTGGGGCAAGGGGTGGATGAAATCCTGATCTGTCCATTCCTACTTTTTCAGTTTTGTGTCTTCTGCTTTTCCATGTAGTTTATTCTATAGAGTTCCATGGACTAATACAGTTCTCTGAATGCATGCAATATGCTTCTCATAATTAAAAGATAATAGATCAACGAAGTAGTAATCCCTTAAAAGAATTCCCATGGCAAAGTGGTTAatacatctttttatcttttctgtaaaactttcaacatttatttgtattataacTTTGTTATTTGTACTCAAACTCTTTGACGGAGCACATTATTTGGGCTCTTACGTTTGTCACGTatacattaacaaactgaatttaCGGCCCATGATAACATTCCAGTTTTAGCTTTCTTTTGTCAAGAAATATAACACTTATGAGAacattgttttttcattttaacattcTTTAATAAAATGAACTACTTACCACATACTTGCATGTTAACAtggtttttaaatatctttttttctttatttcccagaAATTACTTTTATGTTAGTGATAAGTATCTTCAAGCAGTTCAGAGATTACATGCCAAATGCATCCTTCTTGgtctgtttatgtgtgtgtgtttgtgcattgTGAGTGTCTTTTGTGTTATTTCATTTGTtgaccatatatttgtatattaaaaaaaaaaacccttgagctgagagttttaaaatatgtaattttagcTGTTTCTTGTTGCTTCACTGATGAAGAAATTCCatatgttaggttttttttttttaaccacttacaTTGTTGGATGACTATTCCTGAGAATAGGCATAAGATCtaggataaattttttttttattactccaaaaatcttatttttatagtAGAGTATGCCTATCTTGGTATACCTCTAAGAAGAGGAAGCATTGTCCTCAGAACATTAATACCaaaccaagaaaacaaaatgattatgTCGTTTTTACTCTTCAGTGTTTCTTAACTACTGTTTGTATGCAGTTACATAGAAGATATAATCTAAATCAGATTGGTTACCTAGCAAAGTACAACTACAGTATAAAGTAAAGGGACAAGTGGTTTGAAGGAAACAGACTACAAAAAACCTGCCTGGTAGAAAAATTTGTGCTTGTGAGGAATGAAGGATACTTGGGAATTTCTTAGAGAATTGtagattaaatttaatatttaaaaattgccggcatttttgttactttaaagaaaatttttaactTAACAGTCTACATCAGCATCAGCGTCTGCATCGCCATTTCAGTCTGCATGGTACAGTGAGTCTGAGCTAAGTCAGGGAGCACGCTCAAGATTGCAAAACCAGCAACGGGATCACGACTCAAAAAGACCTAAACTTTCCTATACAAACTGTACATCTACCTCAGCTGGGAGAAGTGTTGGACATGGTTTAAATGCAGTATCAGGTAAGAATTAAACTTGTGTAAGAATTACTGTATATGTATTTTGGACAGAAGCCCTTTTTCCAAGATATAGTGTATTAAGCAAGTGGACTGCACATAAGATAGTGGGTCATAAATACAGTGCAGTTTCCAAAATACAGTGGAGTTACCTTAACTTAGTGTTAGAACTgaaattaaatctttattttggttttttgttctgATTTTGTACAAATGTCTTACATAAACAGGATAttagattttaattaattaaaatagctGGTATATATGGTAATAAAATTGGTAAAAGTGACATATATTCTGCTGGTTATTATAGtaggtaaatttttaaattgttactaGGAAAGCCAGATTTACTGatacatgtttaaaatgtttcctaAGTGTACTTTTTGTAAATAATAAACATTGTGCTATATGacacttattttcagaaaatgtaGAAATTCTTTAGTTAAACAAAAAATAGTTGGTGATATTCTAGTGGGAGTTCTGTACTAGGAAGCAGAAAGCTGTGATTCTAGCCCTCTTGACTAACTGTGGcattggacaagttacttaaccacacTAGTATTTAGATGACTTATGCATAAAGCTTCATGTTTAGTATCTTGTACTCAACAGATCCACATTTGCTCCACAAATTGAAAAGCTCTTTTGTTGAGAGGTACCTCCTGAGTTATACTTCTTCAAATGAAACACTAGCCAATGCCTGAAATAGTTCTAAGATAAGATAGAATTTGTAATGACACAGCTGGAGATACAATTCTTGAATTGCGTATGTACTACCAATTGAATTAGTGTAAACAGTTCCTTTCTGTTTGATAGGCAGGACTACCATGGGAAAGACATGGCCCTTCTGAAGGATATTGCGAGTAGTATGATGAGTAAGAGCAGACTGACCTTAACTTTGTAGACAAATTCCATTGCGTAGAGATCTTTCTTTGCTCTGCTCTGTGAAGGCATAGCATTAACCCTAGACCATTTCCTTTAATGAAGAGAAATGATTATGGCTTTTGGGACtaggagagaaagaacaaaaattttaaggTAAATAGTGACGGGGAAAGttttgagactttaaaaaaatttttaatttacttttaaatgaaatcatatctAACAAAATTCAGATTATAATCGCAACAAAACATTAATTCTTAACATAAGAATGAACCAAATATGGCAACAGTGATAATAGTTCTGACAAAATAGTTTTAAACCTACAGTATAGCATCTTTCATTTCACAAtggctttgatttttatttcgGCTGTTCTTcaacatcactttcattgacttaTAAAATTCTACATCTTTGGCaagctttatatttttgttttgctaacATTTTACAGCATGTTTATATTGTGTGGTCAGATATTCTAGAGAGTGACTGAGACATTGGCATCCTGAATGGGGATAGTTTGTAGTGTTAGAGAAGAATGTGTTTGAGTAGGAGATAATTTTATAAGTGATTAGTGAATAATTTTGTGTTATGCCAAATTTTGCTTTTGATTCCAACTAAAACTGGGGattcctataataaaccatataACTGGAGattcctgtaataaaccataattaTCTCTCTGTGTAATACTGAAAATTTGTTGTCATCAGAAACCTTGAATGCTTTCTCTGAATTAAAACTTCTTCAATTATTTTAAGATTCTTCTTGGAGGCGTAGTCAAGTTCCCAGATCTTCATCAGTGGTACTTGGATCATTTGGAACTGACTtaatgagagagaggagagattcAGAGAGGAGAGCAGATTCCTCCATTAGTAATCTTATGGATTATAGTCACCGAAGTGGTGATTTCACAACCTCATCatgtatgtataaattattttgttatatatagctTACGtaataatgttttgtttttctctctgtgtgtatcaTTAAAATCACAGTACAAAGGAGTTAATGAAGTGAATATtatgaagatttaaaatataGGGTAGCTTGGTATGTTTTCTAGTACCttttttgtccttttgctttaaaaaatgtaaacaatttaaGGTACATATACATGAGTATCCAGATTCTGTCTGCCTataattctttcacttttaagattGTATTATATCTTAAAATATACTTGATAGGTTCTTATATATTACAATATAATTTGCCTTATGAACTGACTAAAACTTGAAATCATTTTAAGACATAATTTAGAATTCCTTTAGTTTAACATGAATATATCTTTTTCATTTAGTTGAAATAAAGACCCATATTGTTTCTGTCAATATACATAAGCTTAAGCTCTTCAAAATAAATACTATAAAACAAGAACACTAAATAACTGAAGACAAAAAGTACTGATTAAAGTTGACAAATATAGCAGATAAAAGTGGAATTtgatttacagagaagaaaataacatttgtttttaaaggtttaggttattttaaataatcttaatGGGGGAAGGCTTTGCTTTATTTAAGACAAATAAAAGCATCTTTTTATTTACTTGGCTTTGGATGCAGAAGTTTTGGTAGATGGTGTCAATAGCTTCTAAGTTGAGGGGTATAAATACAGAATAGAATGGATTTAATCCCTAACAATTTATCCTTTTGTGAGACTCCATGTATTAGCAAAGTAGCGATCTAGCACTTAAACTAGATGCATGGATGACTATTCTTTATGAAGGGATGCTTTGGTATTTCTCATTCCATTTAAAGATTAGAACTACAAGTGGTGTACTATTAAAATTGCGGATGCCAGGGCTCTATTCTGACTCATAGTTCCCAGccagcgttttttttttttttttttttttaatgcgtaAGTATCTCTGATGAGTAAACAGGGATGAGAAAGAATGACTGCTGTTAacttaaaagaagtaaaaaagcTGGAGAAATTTTGAGCTGTTAGCACAGTTTTCCATAAAATTACAAAGGTGATAGTATTTACGTGAAGTAAATTTTGTACTTACTGCAGAGTAAGGAAAATCTCCAAAACATCATCTCCCTATGATAATTTTGCTTTTACTTGTTATGAATTACTTACATTTGAATTTTTTGCCCCAGTTAAAATTCCTTATCCATTTAGATATTCTTCTACCATATCAATTTCTGATTAATAAATTCAGCTGTTTTACCTCCATCAAGTTGGTAGATTGATGTTTACCTCTCATAAGCTatgatacatttcttttttttacttgtaATGTTGACTTTATACAGCAGTACTGATTTTACCAAAAGTATAGAAAGACAGAtaaatatgtttgtttttttctgtaataataaAGCTATGTAGTTCTAATATACCAGTATTCAATTTGAATCCAGTGTTTCATTTTGGCAGCAGTTAGTGGTTAATAGACTCAAACTTAATAATACTCACATTATTCATATAATTGattatctttcctttctttcaaaaatagATGTTCAAGACAGAGTTCCTTCTTCATATTCACAGGGAGCAAGACCTAAAGAGAACTCATTGAGCACTTTACAGTTGAATACATCATCTACAAACCACCAAATGCCTTCTGAACATCATACCATACCATGTTCTAGGGACTCTGGTAGAAATTCTTTAAGATCCAATTTTTCTCCAAGAGAATTAGAATCTCCTCAAGGCAGTATACAGCCTGGATTTTCTTATATTTCAAATAGAGATGAAACCTCAGCTATAGGCAGTTCAGATAGGTTTGGTTCATCTCAAAGATCATTTCAAGAATCTTCTGACAATGAAGGTAGACGTACAACAAGAAGATTGCTGTCACGTATAGCTTCTAGTATGTCATCTACTTTTTTTTCACGAAGATCTAGTCAGGATTCCTTGAATACAAGATCACTGAGTTCTGAAAATTCTTACGTTTCTCCAAGAATCTTTACAGCTTCACAGTCTCGTAGTAATGCAGCATCAGCTTCTGATGCTCCTGATAATAGGGCATCTGAAGCTTCTCAGGGATTTCGATTTCTTCGGCGAAGATGGGGTTTGTCATCTCTTAGCCAAAATCATAGCTCTGAGCCAGATTCCCAGAATTTTAACCAAGAATCTGAAGGTAGAAATACAGGACCATGGTTATCTTCTTCACTTAGAAATAGATGCACACCTTTGTTCTCTAGAAGGAGACGAGAGGGACGAGATGAATCTTCAAGGATATCTACCTCTGATACACCATCTAGGTCTCATATTTTTAGAAGAGAATCAAATGAAGTGGTTCACCTTGAAGCACAGAGTGATCCCCTTGGGGCTACTGCCAGCAGACCACAAGCATCTGCAGCACCGAGCAGTGCTGCTACAGGTGGCTCCACTTCAGATTCGACTCACAGTGGACGAAATACAGGAATAACAGGGATACTTCCTGGTTCCTTATTCCGATTTGCAGTCCCCCCAGCACTTGGAAACAATTTGACCGACAATGTCATGATCACTGTAGATATTATTCCTTCAGGTTGGAGTTCATCTGATGGAAAAAGTGATAAATCT includes these proteins:
- the MARCHF7 gene encoding E3 ubiquitin-protein ligase MARCHF7 isoform X3, with product MESKHSRIPRRISVQPSDSLSARMMSGSRGSSLNDTYHSRDSSFRLDSEYQSTSASASASPFQSAWYSESELSQGARSRLQNQQRDHDSKRPKLSYTNCTSTSAGRSVGHGLNAVSDSSWRRSQVPRSSSVVLGSFGTDLMRERRDSERRADSSISNLMDYSHRSGDFTTSSYVQDRVPSSYSQGARPKENSLSTLQLNTSSTNHQMPSEHHTIPCSRDSGRNSLRSNFSPRELESPQGSIQPGFSYISNRDETSAIGSSDRFGSSQRSFQESSDNEGRRTTRRLLSRIASSMSSTFFSRRSSQDSLNTRSLSSENSYVSPRIFTASQSRSNAASASDAPDNRASEASQGFRFLRRRWGLSSLSQNHSSEPDSQNFNQESEGRNTGPWLSSSLRNRCTPLFSRRRREGRDESSRISTSDTPSRSHIFRRESNEVVHLEAQSDPLGATASRPQASAAPSSAATGGSTSDSTHSGRNTGITGILPGSLFRFAVPPALGNNLTDNVMITVDIIPSGWSSSDGKSDKSKSTPSRDPERLQKIKESLLLEDSEEEDGDLCRICQMAAASSSNLLIEPCKCTGSLQYVHQECMKKWLQAKINSGSSLEAVTTCELCKEKLQLNLEDFDIHELHRAHANEQAEYEFISSGLYLVVLLHLCEQSFSDMMGNTNEPSTRVRFINLARTLQAHMEDLETSEDDSEEDGDHNRTFDIA
- the MARCHF7 gene encoding E3 ubiquitin-protein ligase MARCHF7 isoform X2; translated protein: MESKHSRIPRRISVQPSDSLSARMMSGSRGSSLNDTYHSRDSSFRLDSEYQSTSASASASPFQSAWYSESELSQGARSRLQNQQRDHDSKRPKLSYTNCTSTSAGRSVGHGLNAVSDSSWRRSQVPRSSSVVLGSFGTDLMRERRDSERRADSSISNLMDYSHRSGDFTTSSYVQDRVPSSYSQGARPKENSLSTLQLNTSSTNHQMPSEHHTIPCSRDSGRNSLRSNFSPRELESPQGSIQPGFSYISNRDETSAIGSSDRFGSSQRSFQESSDNEGRRTTRRLLSRIASSMSSTFFSRRSSQDSLNTRSLSSENSYVSPRIFTASQSRSNAASASDAPDNRASEASQGFRFLRRRWGLSSLSQNHSSEPDSQNFNQESEGRNTGPWLSSSLRNRCTPLFSRRRREGRDESSRISTSDTPSRSHIFRRESNEVVHLEAQSDPLGATASRPQASAAPSSAATGGSTSDSTHSGRNTGITGILPGSLFRFAVPPALGNNLTDNVMITVDIIPSGWSSSDGKSDKSKSTPSRDPERLQKIKESLLLEDSEEEDGDLCRICQMAAASSSNLLIEPCKCTGSLQYVHQECMKKWLQAKINSGSSLEAVTTCELCKEKLQLNLEDFDIHELHRAHANEQAEYEFISSGLYLVVLLHLCEQSFSDMMGNTNEPSTRVRFINLARTLQAHMEDLESPHGPLIGSQLGQQLQSLKITFQH
- the MARCHF7 gene encoding E3 ubiquitin-protein ligase MARCHF7 isoform X1, whose amino-acid sequence is MESKHSRIPRRISVQPSDSLSARMMSGSRGSSLNDTYHSRDSSFRLDSEYQSTSASASASPFQSAWYSESELSQGARSRLQNQQRDHDSKRPKLSYTNCTSTSAGRSVGHGLNAVSDSSWRRSQVPRSSSVVLGSFGTDLMRERRDSERRADSSISNLMDYSHRSGDFTTSSYVQDRVPSSYSQGARPKENSLSTLQLNTSSTNHQMPSEHHTIPCSRDSGRNSLRSNFSPRELESPQGSIQPGFSYISNRDETSAIGSSDRFGSSQRSFQESSDNEGRRTTRRLLSRIASSMSSTFFSRRSSQDSLNTRSLSSENSYVSPRIFTASQSRSNAASASDAPDNRASEASQGFRFLRRRWGLSSLSQNHSSEPDSQNFNQESEGRNTGPWLSSSLRNRCTPLFSRRRREGRDESSRISTSDTPSRSHIFRRESNEVVHLEAQSDPLGATASRPQASAAPSSAATGGSTSDSTHSGRNTGITGILPGSLFRFAVPPALGNNLTDNVMITVDIIPSGWSSSDGKSDKSKSTPSRDPERLQKIKESLLLEDSEEEDGDLCRICQMAAASSSNLLIEPCKCTGSLQYVHQECMKKWLQAKINSGSSLEAVTTCELCKEKLQLNLEDFDIHELHRAHANEQAEYEFISSGLYLVVLLHLCEQSFSDMMGNTNEPSTRVRFINLARTLQAHMEDLESRWNYPFPDLLNLLLQIKPTEQNLSIYILSTKLKLHL
- the MARCHF7 gene encoding E3 ubiquitin-protein ligase MARCHF7 isoform X4; amino-acid sequence: MESKHSRIPRRISVQPSDSLSARMMSGSRGSSLNDTYHSRDSSFRLDSEYQSTSASASASPFQSAWYSESELSQGARSRLQNQQRDHDSKRPKLSYTNCTSTSAGRSVGHGLNAVSDSSWRRSQVPRSSSVVLGSFGTDLMRERRDSERRADSSISNLMDYSHRSGDFTTSSYVQDRVPSSYSQGARPKENSLSTLQLNTSSTNHQMPSEHHTIPCSRDSGRNSLRSNFSPRELESPQGSIQPGFSYISNRDETSAIGSSDRFGSSQRSFQESSDNEGRRTTRRLLSRIASSMSSTFFSRRSSQDSLNTRSLSSENSYVSPRIFTASQSRSNAASASDAPDNRASEASQGFRFLRRRWGLSSLSQNHSSEPDSQNFNQESEGRNTGPWLSSSLRNRCTPLFSRRRREGRDESSRISTSDTPSRSHIFRRESNEVVHLEAQSDPLGATASRPQASAAPSSAATGGSTSDSTHSGRNTGITGILPGSLFRFAVPPALGNNLTDNVMITVDIIPSGWSSSDGKSDKSKSTPSRDPERLQKIKESLLLEDSEEEDGDLCRICQMAAASSSNLLIEPCKCTGSLQYVHQECMKKWLQAKINSGSSLEAVTTCELCKEKLQLNLEDFDIHELHRAHANEQAEYEFISSGLYLVVLLHLCEQSFSDMMGNTNEPSTRVRLQRMILKKMETITEHLILPNFI
- the MARCHF7 gene encoding E3 ubiquitin-protein ligase MARCHF7 isoform X5 encodes the protein MESKHSRIPRRISVQPSDSLSARMMSGSRGSSLNDTYHSRDSSFRLDSEYQSTSASASASPFQSAWYSESELSQGARSRLQNQQRDHDSKRPKLSYTNCTSTSAGRSVGHGLNAVSDSSWRRSQVPRSSSVVLGSFGTDLMRERRDSERRADSSISNLMDYSHRSGDFTTSSYVQDRVPSSYSQGARPKENSLSTLQLNTSSTNHQMPSEHHTIPCSRDSGRNSLRSNFSPRELESPQGSIQPGFSYISNRDETSAIGSSDRFGSSQRSFQESSDNEGRRTTRRLLSRIASSMSSTFFSRRSSQDSLNTRSLSSENSYVSPRIFTASQSRSNAASASDAPDNRASEASQGFRFLRRRWGLSSLSQNHSSEPDSQNFNQESEGRNTGPWLSSSLRNRCTPLFSRRRREGRDESSRISTSDTPSRSHIFRRESNEVVHLEAQSDPLGATASRPQASAAPSSAATGGSTSDSTHSGRNTGITGILPGSLFRFAVPPALGNNLTDNVMITVDIIPSGWSSSDGKSDKSKSTPSRDPERLQKIKESLLLEDSEEEDGDLCRICQMAAASSSNLLIEPCKCTGSLQYVHQECMKKWLQAKINSGSSLEAVTTCELCKEKLQLNLEDFDIHELHRAHANEQVSIFCLIWLSMSLSALVST